In a single window of the Rhodamnia argentea isolate NSW1041297 chromosome 2, ASM2092103v1, whole genome shotgun sequence genome:
- the LOC115739516 gene encoding tRNA nucleotidyltransferase cca2, which translates to MRVSLLNGNSSSFFLRSIFGSGNSLALGSVWRPLKARNPAKAAGFLRCKSMSTDSPVVQVKEKIDLTEKEKMIFDRLLATIRHFDLSTQLRVAGGWVRDKLLGKECYDIDIALDDMLGSTFVDKVTQYLASTGEEAQGLAVIPSNPDQSKHLETARMRIYDTWIDFVNLRSEKYSENSRIPTQMDFGTAEEDAYRRDLTINSMFYNINTSSVEDLTGRGFEDLRSGKIVTPLAPKETFLDDPLRVLRAVRFGARFGFTLDEELKRAAASNDVKDALAAKISRERIGTEVDLMISGNEPVKAIAYIHELQLFWVVFSLPREHELTLPEECDRLCLAYMDAAWSLLQLIGSLSLADEQRRLSLYAALFFPFRTITYKDSKGKKIPIVNYVFRNSLKRKASDAETVVGVHSAVARLLSLIPFLESNVDRELNEDDMGSELVDIPASSKLRVLTGFLLREVKDFWRVALLIAVLAYPFPIGCSEDAMFKHYELDKRKEVFKAVENAILKLGLEKIWEVKPLVTGKDIMNVLQLKSGGPLVKEWQQKLLAWQLANPAGTADECLEWMRQTHLKRIKME; encoded by the exons ATGAGAGTGTCATTGTTGAACGGCAACAGTTCAAGCTTTTTTCTTAGAAGCATCTTCGGTAGTGGCAATTCTCTTGCTTTAGGAAGCGTTTGGAGACCTCTTAAGGCGCGAAACCCGGCTAAAGCAGCTGGGTTCTTGCGTTGCAAATCAATGTCGACGGATTCGCCTGTGGTGCAAGTGAAGGAAAAGATCGATTTGacagagaaggagaagatgatctTTGATAGGCTTCTTGCCACCATTCGCCATTTTGATCTCTCTACCCAGCTGCGCGTTGCTGGTGGCTGGGTCCGTGATAAG CTTCTAGGGAAAGAGTGTTATGATATCGATATCGCACTTGATGACATGTTGGGTAGTACATTCGTTGATAAGGTTACCCAATATTTGGCATCAACAGGAGAAGAGGCACAAGGTCTGGCTGTTATCCCAAG CAACCCAGACCAGTCGAAACATCTGGAAACGGCGAGGATGCGCATCTATGATACATGGATAGATTTTGTGAACTTAAGGTCTGAAAAGTACAGTGAGAATAGCCGCATTCCCACCCAGATG GATTTTGGCACTGCTGAAGAGGATGCTTATAGAAGGGATTTAACTATAAACAG CATGTTTTACAATATCAACACCAGCTCAGTTGAAGATTTAACTGGGAGAG GGTTTGAAGATCTTAGATCAGGAAAAATTGTGACACCTCTAGCCCCAAAGGAAACATTTCTGGATGATCCACTGCGAGTTCTTCGTGCTGTTCGCTTTG GCGCAAGGTTCGGATTTACATTGGATGAAGAGCTGAAGAGAGCTGCCGCATCCAATGATGTCAAAGATGCACTTGCAGCTAAAATCAGTAGAGAGCGCATTGGAACAGAA GTTGATCTGATGATATCAGGCAATGAACCAGTTAAAGCTATTGCTTACATCCATGAGTTGCAATTATTTTGGGTTGTCTTCAGTCTACCTCGTGAACATGAGCTGACATTACCAGAAGAGTGCGATAG GCTCTGCTTGGCTTATATGGATGCTGCATGGAGCCTTCTGCAGCTAATTGGATCATTGTCTCTTGCT GATGAACAACGAAGGTTGTCCTTGTATGCAGCTCTGTTTTTCCCATTCAGAACCATCACATACAAAGATAGCAAAGGCAAGAAG ATTCCAATCGTCAACTATGTTTTTCGAAACTCTCTCAAGCGAAAGGCTAGCGATGCTGAGACA GTCGTCGGTGTACACTCTGCTGTGGCAAGACTGCTTAGCTTGATTCCTTTTCTTGAATCAAATGTTGACAGAGAGCTCAATGAAGATGATATGGGCAGTGAACTTGTTGATATTCCTGCTTCGTCAAAGCTGCGGGTATTAACAG GATTTCTCCTGCGAGAAGTTAAGGATTTCTGGCGAGTAGCACTATTGATTGCTGTGCTGGCTTATCCCTTTCCTATTGGCTGCTCTGAAGATGCCATGTTCAAGCACTACGAATTAGACAAGAGAAAAGAGGTGTTCAAGGCAGTTGAGAATGCTATTCTCAAATTAG GCCTGGAAAAAATATGGGAAGTGAAGCCTCTAGTCACTGGAAAGGATATTATGAATGTTCTGCAGCTCAAATCTGGAGGTCCATTGGTTAAGGAATGG CAACAAAAGCTACTTGCGTGGCAGCTGGCAAACCCAGCTGGAACTGCAGATGAGTGCCTAGAATGGATGAGGCAAACTCATTTGAAGCGAATAAAAATGGAGTGA